From Salipiger profundus, a single genomic window includes:
- a CDS encoding IS5/IS1182 family transposase: MMGPRQEAQPALFYEFSLEDHVPPDHLLRSIDRFVELSGIRAYLADFYSHTGRPSVDPELLIRMLLVGYCFGIRSERRLCEEVHLNLAYRWFCRLDLSDRVPDHSTFSKNRHGRFRDSELLRYLFEATVARCIEEGLVSGQRMAIDASLIEADANKQNSTPKEDWDARRIDPADAPRAVREYLDVLDEAAFGAASEVQPKFTSHSDPASQWTAARKGPAFFSYSDNYLIDTDYGVIVDVEATRSIRQAEVGSTRTMLERVKARFDLHPERLIADTAYGTGPMLGWLVDRKIAPHIPVFDKSGRADGTWTRADFEWDAENDQYICPEGHELKQFRRNYSDPNRGPTGKGTVRYRALKEVCQVCPSKAMCCPNADARKITREEHEDARQVARDIAKTEQYAISMKLRKKVEMLFAHLKRILGLNRLRLRGPCGANDEFLLAATAQNLRKLAKILPALQQPRNA; encoded by the coding sequence ATGATGGGACCGCGGCAGGAGGCGCAACCGGCGCTGTTCTACGAGTTCTCGCTCGAGGATCATGTCCCGCCAGATCACCTCCTGCGCTCGATTGACCGTTTCGTGGAACTGTCCGGCATCCGTGCTTACCTCGCCGATTTCTACAGCCATACGGGTCGTCCGTCTGTAGATCCGGAGTTGCTGATCCGCATGCTGTTGGTGGGGTATTGCTTCGGCATCCGGTCGGAACGGCGGCTCTGCGAAGAGGTGCATCTGAATCTCGCTTACCGTTGGTTCTGCCGCCTGGACCTCAGTGACCGGGTCCCGGATCACTCGACTTTTTCGAAGAACCGGCACGGCCGGTTCCGTGACAGCGAGCTATTGCGCTACCTGTTCGAGGCGACCGTGGCGCGGTGCATCGAAGAGGGCCTGGTCAGCGGACAGCGCATGGCCATCGACGCGAGCCTCATCGAGGCCGATGCCAACAAGCAGAACTCGACGCCGAAGGAGGACTGGGACGCGAGGCGGATCGATCCCGCTGATGCGCCCCGAGCCGTTCGCGAGTATCTGGACGTCTTGGACGAAGCCGCATTTGGCGCAGCAAGCGAGGTCCAGCCCAAGTTCACGTCCCATTCCGACCCCGCCAGCCAGTGGACTGCGGCCCGTAAGGGACCGGCCTTCTTCAGCTATTCCGACAACTATCTGATCGACACGGACTATGGCGTCATCGTGGACGTGGAGGCCACCAGGTCAATCCGGCAGGCAGAGGTCGGTTCGACCAGGACCATGCTGGAGCGCGTGAAGGCCAGGTTCGACCTGCACCCCGAACGCCTGATTGCGGATACGGCCTATGGCACCGGGCCGATGCTGGGCTGGTTGGTCGACCGCAAGATTGCCCCGCACATTCCCGTCTTCGACAAATCCGGGCGAGCCGATGGGACTTGGACCCGCGCGGACTTCGAGTGGGATGCGGAGAACGATCAGTACATCTGCCCCGAGGGGCACGAGCTGAAGCAGTTCCGCCGGAACTATTCCGACCCGAACCGGGGTCCGACTGGCAAGGGAACAGTTCGCTATCGGGCGCTGAAAGAGGTCTGTCAGGTATGCCCATCCAAAGCGATGTGCTGCCCGAACGCGGATGCACGCAAGATCACCCGTGAGGAACATGAAGATGCCCGGCAGGTCGCTCGCGACATCGCCAAAACCGAGCAATACGCCATCTCGATGAAGTTGCGGAAGAAGGTCGAGATGCTCTTTGCCCACCTCAAACGGATCCTTGGCCTGAACCGGCTCCGATTACGCGGGCCGTGCGGTGCAAATGACGAATTTCTCCTCGCCGCCACCGCCCAGAACCTCCGCAAACTAGCCAAGATCCTTCCTGCACTGCAGCAACCGAGAAACGCCTGA